The Zobellia alginiliquefaciens genome contains a region encoding:
- a CDS encoding FAD:protein FMN transferase — protein MKKSLFILLFCLSASINAQQAYTKTLKLMGSRFDITVVAKDSVDGNKNISLAVDEISRIENLISSWNPDSETSKINKNAGIQPVSVSPELYQLIERAINLSKLTDGAFDISYASMDNIWVFDGSMTQMPNRSSIASSVAKVGFQNILLNPQDSSVFLKKKDMKIGFGGIGKGYAADMAKKLLIEKRVPAGIINASGDMNTWGKQPNGEPWKVAITNPMNKNKTFALLPIAQGAVVTSGDYEKFVNFKGKRYSHIIDPRTGYPSSGIISVTVFAPKAELADALATSVFVMGKEVGLNRINQMPKIECIIIDDKGNIFTSKNVEIEN, from the coding sequence GTGAAGAAGTCCCTATTTATATTACTGTTTTGTCTTTCGGCATCAATAAACGCCCAACAAGCGTATACCAAAACTTTAAAGTTAATGGGCAGCCGGTTTGATATTACCGTAGTTGCCAAAGATTCTGTAGATGGAAACAAAAATATAAGTTTAGCAGTTGACGAAATTTCTAGGATAGAGAACCTAATCTCTTCATGGAACCCTGACTCTGAAACTTCAAAAATTAATAAAAATGCCGGAATACAACCCGTATCGGTTTCCCCAGAACTGTATCAACTGATTGAACGGGCAATTAATCTATCAAAACTCACTGATGGAGCCTTTGACATTAGCTATGCCTCTATGGATAACATATGGGTGTTTGACGGTAGTATGACCCAAATGCCAAATAGAAGCTCTATAGCTTCTTCAGTGGCTAAAGTCGGTTTTCAGAACATCCTACTTAACCCACAGGACAGTAGCGTTTTTCTGAAAAAAAAAGACATGAAAATAGGATTTGGTGGCATCGGTAAAGGATACGCCGCAGATATGGCCAAGAAACTTTTAATCGAAAAAAGAGTTCCCGCAGGGATTATCAATGCTTCTGGGGACATGAATACATGGGGGAAACAACCCAACGGTGAACCGTGGAAAGTTGCCATAACCAACCCCATGAACAAAAACAAAACCTTTGCATTGCTCCCCATTGCACAGGGAGCGGTAGTCACTTCCGGTGACTATGAAAAGTTCGTGAATTTTAAAGGTAAACGCTATTCACATATAATTGACCCTAGAACCGGATATCCTTCCTCAGGGATTATTAGCGTTACCGTTTTTGCTCCTAAAGCAGAGCTGGCAGATGCCTTGGCTACTTCGGTCTTTGTAATGGGTAAAGAAGTAGGGCTCAATAGAATAAATCAAATGCCCAAAATAGAATGTATCATTATCGATGATAAAGGAAATATTTTCACATCGAAAAACGTTGAAATAGAAAACTAA
- a CDS encoding DUF4266 domain-containing protein — protein MRTFLLILGLTLSLHSCVVVKEYEKVNLNDPDMLLSDKKCDRNVTVAHSYREAAVGANGGKTGGGCGCN, from the coding sequence ATGAGAACGTTTCTACTAATCCTAGGTTTGACACTTTCCCTTCACAGCTGTGTTGTAGTAAAAGAGTACGAAAAGGTAAACCTGAATGACCCTGATATGCTTCTATCGGATAAAAAATGTGACCGAAATGTTACTGTTGCTCATTCATATAGAGAAGCAGCTGTTGGTGCCAACGGAGGAAAAACAGGTGGCGGCTGCGGCTGCAACTAA
- a CDS encoding DUF3570 domain-containing protein, translating into MTLLKNIFLFLLILALQQVCAQDTEQTYKKRVLETTEVDFLSSYYSQDGDNAAVSGGRGTEELTDATGTIIVSIPLNDDDVLTIDAGVSAYTSASSSNVDPFDKRSDADPFVASSGASQSDTWVNLTGNYSHSSDDRNDIWSAKFSVSSEYDYFSLGFGGSYTKLFNEKNTEASINANVYLDKWTTIYPFELRPFGENGIGFFRPEEITGNTNYNPNFSELDQTNRNSYSLGLGLSQILHKNVQGLISFDIISQQGLLSTPFQRVYFSDVDDSFIENFQLADDIERLPDGRLKFALGGRLNWYLNEIIALRTYYRYYFDDWGINSHTANLEVSVKLGDKFTLYPSYRFYNQTEADYFAPYETHVSTEEYYTSDYDLSEYSANQYGLGISYTDIFTKLNISKFGLKSIDLKFYQYDRDTTFSSSIITAGVKFVMD; encoded by the coding sequence ATGACTCTACTAAAAAACATATTTCTTTTTCTCCTGATACTGGCTCTACAACAAGTTTGTGCCCAAGACACGGAACAGACCTATAAAAAACGTGTTCTTGAAACTACGGAGGTAGATTTCTTATCGAGCTATTACTCTCAAGACGGGGATAATGCCGCGGTAAGTGGCGGAAGAGGAACCGAAGAACTAACGGATGCTACCGGAACAATTATTGTTTCCATTCCGCTAAACGATGATGATGTACTTACCATAGACGCCGGGGTTTCTGCTTACACCTCCGCCTCGTCTAGCAATGTAGACCCTTTTGACAAAAGAAGTGATGCCGACCCATTTGTTGCCAGTTCAGGAGCTTCTCAATCTGATACTTGGGTGAATTTAACAGGCAACTATAGCCATAGCTCCGATGACAGAAATGATATTTGGTCGGCCAAATTCTCCGTTTCCTCAGAGTACGATTATTTTTCTCTGGGTTTTGGAGGCAGCTACACTAAACTCTTCAATGAAAAGAATACGGAGGCCAGTATCAACGCCAATGTGTATTTGGACAAGTGGACCACTATCTACCCTTTTGAACTCCGTCCTTTTGGAGAAAATGGAATAGGATTTTTTAGACCTGAGGAAATTACCGGAAACACCAATTACAATCCAAACTTCTCCGAACTGGACCAAACCAACAGAAATTCTTATTCATTAGGGTTAGGTCTCTCGCAGATTCTACACAAAAATGTACAAGGGTTAATATCATTTGATATTATAAGTCAACAAGGCTTACTTTCTACCCCATTTCAACGTGTCTATTTTTCCGATGTAGACGATTCCTTTATAGAAAATTTTCAATTGGCCGATGACATAGAACGTTTGCCTGACGGAAGGTTGAAGTTCGCTTTAGGCGGACGTCTGAACTGGTACCTTAACGAAATTATAGCATTAAGAACCTATTACCGCTATTATTTTGATGATTGGGGCATCAACTCGCATACGGCAAACCTTGAGGTATCCGTTAAACTAGGAGATAAATTTACCTTATATCCTTCTTATCGCTTCTATAACCAAACCGAAGCCGATTACTTTGCTCCTTACGAAACCCACGTTTCTACCGAGGAATATTACACATCTGACTATGACCTATCCGAATATTCAGCAAATCAATATGGCTTGGGGATCTCGTATACCGATATCTTTACAAAACTGAATATTTCTAAATTTGGACTTAAAAGTATTGACCTGAAGTTTTATCAGTACGACAGGGACACCACATTTAGCTCATCTATCATTACGGCAGGGGTGAAATTCGTTATGGATTAA
- a CDS encoding PKD domain-containing protein gives MRNTSIFCRKVPSVKKTVLYLFLCRQFRNVVWLLFLLLGTNELKAQLPTDFQKVELLTGLSNATTMQFAPDGRIFILDRFGEVKIYHTDTQLSVSSGVLPVFHEFEDGLLGIAFDPNFLDNDYIYLHYSVFSSSTNRVSRFTMNGDILDVDSEVTLLEWPVQRVFSFHAGGDMAFDSQGNLYIATGDNTDHGNYGALSETNPTKSAEKSSSNTNDYRGKILRITPQTNGTYTVPSGNLFPNGVGGKPEIYVMGARNPYRIFVDKTNTDWLFWGEVGPDANSSSSLGPEGMDEMNLVKSAGNYGWPYFSGKNEAYQISYASTPYYNNQNAPQNISTWNTGSVALPPAQPSWLEFFHKSYFAGPRYYYDGTLSDPQRLPVELDEVFFYYDFNTSKIWAVQMDANGTILSNDQLAPSVFPKSSNGFIDMEIGPDGHMYILAYGTGCCPDNSGTGKLLRIDYTGEVSNSPPKVVLNANVTSGSLPLSVEFSSAGTVDPNGDSPLAYAWDFQSDGTVDSTQENPTFTFTSPGTFNVQLKVDDGNGGIGVKNSTIHAGNNAATFTFNSPPDGGFMAWDDDIDFDLTVSDIEDGSTSSGIACSDVSLVPSLGHLNHFHDGVTINGCPKILTLDPGSHDTNGEMDIFYVLNANYTDEGGLTSFDQLKLYPKRMEAEFFSEASDVLKISNTDASGGGSEAIRADHGGYIVFEDRNLLNIDAIRYRISAAAIGGTIEFRTGGVTGPLLATTNIPVTGSTNNWVDVESTFTDPGGKNNIYFVFKNNPGQQNIFDINYIEFIGSGVSIDNSPPEVVAVSQVNATELGVEFSEYITKDSAENLANYSIDNGITVTAAVLQADNRTVMLTHSQLGAGTTYSLSIGNVENNVGLAVITNSYPISIFDPVRINVGGPSLTFDGNTFLGDQNANGGKLFSNDIAIANTSNDELYQTERFQTFSYDIPLPIPGTYDIRLHFAELYFGVGSVSGGPGSRVFNVTIEGNPVLTDFDILEETTPATAIIKDFDNVSITDGVANIQFLSVIENPKVSAIEILPADAFTIAPTIVINSPTNGASVNQPFDIAFTVQNWEISEGSTHMHYYIDDVMVGPHYSYGPLTINDLSLGNHTIKLELYEAGHVPTGIFDEVTVNVSDQNVCGNTPFPDQWQVHELESNELPYRSVYILPQEDLDGDGLKDIVTGAWWYKNPGSASGNWERKTIGNSFNNMAHIHDFDNDGDMDMLGTTGAYTGSDLVWAQNDGTGNFTIHNNIPAGNTNYSEPFLAGISGGIFQNGGPYQMAINWNGAESTGSPVQMLSVPVDPVNTTWPLVDISPDSLGEDIQKGDIDGDGDLDLFQSSNWLRNEGNGNWTTIATGISYVTTPDRAQLADFDGDGDLDAVVGQLSLGTSSSEKTEFAWFEAPADPTQPWTKRILATDINGSLSVVVSDIDFDGDEDIVVGEWKGNNRLLTFENDLCNSGTWITHTINAGGTGFDHHDGAQVVDIDNDGDLDIVSIGWDNIVPRIFENKSTVSNSVPIVNAGDDREINLPTSELTLNGSGNDPDGGPITFLWTQQNGPNTATLTNFDTADLTASNLVAGNYTFRLTVTDDENDNSFDEVTVTVVPESTEGGFTLRINTGGSQSTFNGEEFIDDQYFNTGSTLDRPQTGLSQPYRSIRYSRSQTMNYDLPVPNGAYTVRLHFAETWFGATGGGEGAVGNRVFDVRMENELVEDNLDVFAEVGAEKPLVKTHTAYVNDGMLNIDFSSLAADGGSRHPIINAIEVIGSGSPSAPPVAEAGNNQTITLPSTTSVTFNGSGHDPDGGPVTFLWTQVSGPNLATLSDENTANLTATGLLAGNYVFRLTVTDQDNETTYDEVTLTAQSSGGGQSPIVSAGENQNINLPTANITLNGSGSDPDGGTVTFQWTQVSGPNSASLSDENTANLSVAGLLAGNYVFRLTVTDENNDTVSDEVALTVESSSPIVDAGGNRNINLPTSNITLNGSGSDPDGGTVTYQWTQQNGPNSATLTNSNSVNLIVANLVVGDYTFRLTVIDDENDTVFDEVNVTVQPEPTESDFFLRINAGGLETTYNGNEFIADQHFDTGSILNRPQTGLPEPYRSFRFSRSQLMGYDIPLPDGAYTVRLHFAELWFGATGGGSGGTGSRVFDVRLENELVEDNLDVFASVGADALLVRTHSVSITDGVLNIDFSALESDGGSRHPIINAIEIVGEEGGQPSLEPIANAGQDQSIVLPTDEVVLNGSGSDPDGGAVSYQWAQVSGPNAATLSSVMNSELNASNLIEGSYVFRLTITDDENQANSDEVGVTVGPEVVSLSNHIWLEAECADVGANWLIRTDDSVSGGKYLEAPSGNHFYNAPTDEDSSIRFDLSVEEGTYNLFALVDTPTGDNDSFWVRANNGPWLKWNYILGGNGFNWRQLHDKERRSVFVTLDLNEGNNTIVFAHREQGAKLDKIYVTKNGELPTGFGGTDFNCSLSGKNSTTQTEVVDLYRNMEAGIASDLLVEQSLSVVSLYPNPAHTEVYISLQKEQKEAEYIAIYTMDGTLVKMEKADAIQVEQKLYKLDVSILKPEMYVVRVVTSDGESTIHKILISN, from the coding sequence ATGAGAAATACTAGCATCTTTTGCCGTAAAGTTCCAAGTGTAAAAAAAACCGTTCTATACCTTTTTCTATGTCGTCAGTTTAGAAATGTTGTATGGCTCTTATTCTTGCTGTTGGGAACAAATGAGTTAAAAGCTCAGCTGCCGACCGATTTTCAAAAGGTGGAGCTGTTGACAGGTCTTTCAAACGCTACAACAATGCAGTTCGCGCCGGACGGCCGCATTTTTATCTTAGATCGTTTCGGTGAAGTCAAAATCTATCATACGGATACCCAACTTTCTGTATCGTCGGGTGTATTACCTGTATTTCATGAGTTTGAAGATGGATTGTTAGGTATCGCTTTCGACCCCAATTTTCTTGACAACGACTATATTTATTTACACTATTCCGTATTTTCATCCTCTACAAACCGAGTATCCCGCTTTACCATGAATGGTGATATTCTTGATGTGGATTCGGAGGTAACGTTGCTAGAATGGCCGGTACAGCGTGTATTTAGCTTTCATGCAGGTGGCGATATGGCTTTCGATTCGCAAGGCAATTTATATATAGCTACCGGAGACAATACGGATCATGGTAATTATGGGGCATTAAGCGAAACCAATCCTACAAAAAGTGCTGAAAAAAGCTCTTCAAATACAAATGATTACCGTGGAAAAATACTTAGAATAACTCCTCAAACAAACGGTACATATACCGTACCCAGCGGAAACCTTTTTCCAAATGGTGTAGGTGGCAAACCGGAAATTTATGTTATGGGAGCCAGAAATCCATATCGGATTTTTGTCGATAAGACCAATACGGACTGGCTTTTTTGGGGAGAAGTCGGTCCTGATGCAAATTCGTCAAGTTCTTTGGGTCCAGAAGGTATGGATGAAATGAATCTGGTCAAATCAGCAGGCAATTATGGCTGGCCTTATTTTTCGGGTAAAAACGAAGCCTATCAAATCTCCTATGCTAGTACACCTTATTATAACAATCAGAACGCTCCGCAGAATATTTCTACATGGAATACTGGTTCTGTTGCCCTGCCTCCTGCCCAGCCATCATGGCTTGAGTTTTTTCACAAAAGTTATTTTGCAGGACCAAGATACTACTATGATGGTACGTTGAGCGATCCACAAAGGCTTCCAGTCGAGTTGGATGAAGTTTTTTTCTATTACGATTTTAATACCAGTAAGATATGGGCAGTACAAATGGACGCTAATGGGACTATTTTAAGCAATGATCAATTAGCGCCCTCTGTGTTTCCCAAGTCTTCAAATGGTTTTATAGATATGGAAATTGGCCCGGACGGTCATATGTACATTTTGGCTTATGGCACAGGCTGTTGCCCTGACAACAGCGGTACCGGAAAGCTTCTTCGCATAGACTATACAGGCGAAGTCTCCAATTCTCCACCGAAGGTAGTTCTCAATGCCAATGTCACGAGCGGTTCTCTACCATTGAGCGTGGAATTTTCCAGTGCTGGCACCGTGGACCCCAATGGAGATTCCCCGTTAGCATATGCCTGGGATTTTCAGTCCGACGGAACAGTAGATTCAACTCAAGAAAACCCTACATTCACTTTCACTTCTCCAGGGACTTTCAATGTGCAGCTTAAAGTCGACGATGGAAATGGAGGTATAGGGGTTAAAAATAGTACGATTCACGCGGGTAACAATGCGGCAACATTCACTTTTAATTCACCACCTGACGGCGGATTTATGGCTTGGGACGATGACATCGATTTCGACCTAACCGTAAGTGATATAGAAGATGGTAGTACATCAAGTGGAATCGCTTGTAGTGATGTGTCTCTAGTTCCCTCCTTAGGACACCTCAATCATTTTCATGATGGCGTAACAATCAATGGATGCCCCAAAATATTGACTCTAGATCCCGGCTCCCACGATACTAACGGGGAAATGGATATTTTTTATGTGCTGAATGCAAACTATACGGATGAAGGAGGACTAACTTCTTTTGATCAATTGAAACTCTACCCGAAGCGTATGGAAGCGGAGTTCTTTTCAGAAGCAAGTGATGTACTTAAAATCTCAAATACAGATGCTTCTGGTGGAGGCAGTGAAGCCATTCGTGCTGATCATGGAGGCTATATTGTTTTTGAGGATAGAAATCTTTTAAATATCGATGCAATACGATATAGAATATCGGCCGCCGCTATCGGAGGTACTATAGAGTTTAGGACAGGTGGCGTTACCGGGCCACTTTTGGCAACCACTAACATACCAGTAACGGGAAGCACCAATAACTGGGTCGACGTTGAATCTACCTTTACCGATCCAGGAGGGAAAAACAATATCTATTTTGTTTTCAAGAACAATCCTGGGCAGCAGAATATTTTTGATATCAACTATATAGAGTTTATAGGCTCCGGGGTTTCTATTGACAATTCCCCACCTGAGGTAGTAGCCGTAAGTCAAGTTAATGCAACTGAATTAGGTGTTGAATTTTCCGAATATATCACCAAAGATTCCGCAGAAAACTTGGCCAATTATTCCATAGACAACGGCATTACAGTTACGGCAGCTGTACTGCAGGCTGATAATAGAACGGTAATGCTCACTCATTCACAACTGGGAGCGGGTACGACATATAGTCTTTCAATAGGCAATGTTGAGAATAATGTTGGTTTGGCCGTTATAACGAATAGTTACCCCATATCCATTTTTGATCCTGTTCGCATCAATGTAGGCGGGCCATCATTAACTTTTGATGGAAATACTTTTCTAGGGGATCAAAACGCGAATGGTGGGAAGCTTTTTAGTAATGACATAGCGATTGCCAATACCTCCAACGACGAGCTCTATCAGACTGAACGTTTCCAAACGTTTTCTTATGATATTCCGTTACCTATTCCCGGCACGTATGATATTCGTTTGCATTTTGCTGAGCTCTATTTTGGTGTAGGTAGCGTCTCTGGCGGACCGGGATCGAGGGTTTTTAACGTTACGATAGAAGGCAATCCGGTATTGACCGATTTTGATATTTTGGAAGAGACCACGCCGGCAACTGCAATAATAAAGGATTTTGACAATGTTTCAATTACAGACGGGGTTGCTAATATTCAGTTTCTTTCAGTAATTGAAAACCCTAAAGTTTCTGCCATTGAGATATTACCGGCAGATGCATTTACGATTGCACCAACCATAGTTATCAATTCACCTACCAATGGTGCATCGGTAAACCAACCGTTCGATATAGCTTTTACCGTACAAAATTGGGAAATTTCTGAAGGAAGTACCCACATGCATTATTATATAGACGATGTGATGGTGGGCCCGCATTACAGTTACGGGCCACTTACCATTAATGACCTAAGCCTTGGTAACCATACCATAAAATTGGAGCTTTATGAAGCCGGTCATGTACCTACGGGTATATTCGATGAAGTTACGGTCAACGTCAGTGATCAAAATGTGTGCGGCAATACACCCTTTCCAGACCAATGGCAGGTACATGAATTGGAAAGTAACGAATTGCCTTATCGCTCGGTCTATATCCTTCCACAGGAAGATTTGGACGGTGACGGCCTAAAGGATATTGTAACGGGAGCTTGGTGGTATAAAAATCCGGGTTCTGCATCAGGTAATTGGGAGCGGAAAACAATTGGCAATTCATTTAATAATATGGCTCATATCCACGATTTTGACAATGACGGTGATATGGATATGTTGGGTACAACCGGTGCTTACACAGGTTCAGATTTGGTTTGGGCGCAAAATGATGGTACGGGCAATTTTACTATACATAACAACATTCCCGCAGGAAACACAAATTATAGTGAGCCCTTTTTGGCGGGTATTTCCGGTGGCATTTTTCAAAATGGAGGCCCATATCAGATGGCAATCAACTGGAACGGTGCGGAGTCTACGGGATCCCCTGTACAAATGTTGAGTGTTCCCGTTGACCCGGTCAATACGACATGGCCACTTGTTGATATCAGTCCCGATTCCCTTGGGGAGGATATACAAAAGGGCGATATTGATGGTGATGGCGACCTCGATCTGTTTCAGTCGAGCAATTGGTTACGTAATGAGGGCAATGGTAACTGGACAACGATTGCTACTGGAATTTCATATGTAACCACACCCGATAGGGCCCAATTGGCCGATTTTGATGGTGATGGTGATTTGGATGCCGTTGTAGGTCAACTAAGTTTGGGAACAAGCTCATCGGAGAAGACTGAGTTCGCCTGGTTTGAAGCACCTGCAGATCCAACACAACCATGGACGAAGCGTATTTTGGCTACGGATATCAACGGAAGTTTGAGTGTCGTAGTTTCCGATATTGACTTTGACGGGGATGAGGATATTGTGGTAGGAGAGTGGAAAGGAAACAACCGATTACTGACTTTCGAGAATGATCTTTGTAATTCCGGTACTTGGATTACCCATACCATCAATGCCGGAGGCACCGGTTTTGACCATCACGATGGGGCACAGGTAGTAGACATTGACAATGATGGTGATTTGGATATTGTTTCGATAGGATGGGATAATATCGTGCCGAGGATTTTTGAGAACAAAAGTACGGTGAGTAATAGTGTGCCAATTGTCAATGCAGGTGATGACCGGGAAATTAACTTGCCTACTTCTGAATTAACCTTGAACGGTTCGGGCAATGACCCTGATGGCGGTCCGATTACTTTTCTATGGACCCAACAAAATGGACCTAACACGGCCACATTGACCAATTTCGACACCGCCGATCTAACGGCATCCAATTTGGTGGCGGGGAACTATACCTTCCGATTAACGGTAACGGACGATGAGAACGATAACTCTTTTGATGAAGTAACCGTAACCGTAGTTCCCGAGTCAACTGAAGGAGGGTTCACACTGCGTATCAATACCGGCGGTTCTCAGTCCACCTTTAATGGCGAAGAATTCATAGACGATCAATATTTTAATACAGGAAGTACACTTGACAGGCCTCAAACAGGATTATCGCAGCCTTACCGTAGCATACGTTATAGCCGTTCGCAAACTATGAATTACGACCTGCCGGTTCCCAATGGAGCATACACTGTGAGATTACATTTTGCCGAAACCTGGTTTGGGGCTACGGGAGGTGGTGAAGGAGCAGTAGGAAATAGAGTGTTCGACGTACGCATGGAAAATGAGTTGGTAGAAGATAACCTGGATGTATTTGCCGAAGTGGGAGCAGAGAAACCTTTGGTAAAGACGCATACCGCATATGTAAACGACGGCATGCTTAATATTGACTTTTCTTCACTAGCTGCAGATGGAGGCAGTCGGCATCCGATAATCAACGCTATTGAAGTGATTGGTAGCGGAAGTCCCTCGGCACCACCTGTGGCGGAGGCTGGAAACAATCAGACAATTACACTTCCTTCTACTACAAGCGTCACTTTCAATGGTTCGGGACATGATCCTGATGGCGGTCCGGTTACATTTTTATGGACGCAGGTCAGTGGCCCCAATCTAGCAACATTAAGCGATGAAAATACAGCGAACCTTACCGCAACAGGGCTTTTAGCAGGAAATTACGTATTTCGATTGACGGTCACTGACCAAGATAACGAAACGACATACGATGAGGTTACCCTTACGGCACAATCAAGCGGTGGTGGGCAGTCACCCATTGTCAGTGCAGGAGAGAACCAAAATATCAACTTGCCTACCGCTAACATCACCCTAAACGGTTCAGGCAGCGACCCCGACGGTGGTACGGTTACTTTTCAATGGACGCAGGTCAGTGGCCCCAATTCAGCTTCATTAAGCGATGAAAACACAGCGAACCTTTCCGTAGCAGGACTTTTAGCGGGTAACTACGTATTTCGATTAACGGTCACCGACGAAAATAATGATACAGTATCTGATGAGGTAGCCCTTACTGTAGAGTCAAGCTCACCTATTGTTGATGCAGGAGGGAATCGGAATATCAACTTACCTACCTCTAACATCACCCTGAACGGTTCGGGCAGCGACCCAGATGGTGGTACGGTTACTTATCAATGGACGCAACAAAATGGTCCCAACAGCGCTACATTAACCAATTCTAACTCAGTCAATCTTATAGTTGCAAATTTAGTGGTGGGAGACTACACATTTCGACTAACTGTAATCGACGACGAGAACGATACGGTTTTTGATGAAGTGAATGTTACTGTGCAGCCAGAGCCAACCGAGAGTGATTTCTTTCTTCGTATCAATGCGGGTGGTCTAGAAACTACCTATAATGGTAATGAGTTTATCGCAGACCAGCATTTCGATACGGGTTCAATTCTTAATAGACCACAAACAGGTTTGCCTGAACCATATCGGAGTTTTAGGTTTAGCAGGTCCCAGCTTATGGGCTATGATATTCCATTGCCTGACGGGGCATATACAGTAAGGTTACATTTTGCCGAACTGTGGTTTGGTGCGACCGGAGGAGGGTCTGGCGGAACGGGCAGCCGTGTTTTTGATGTACGTTTGGAGAATGAATTGGTAGAGGATAATTTGGATGTTTTTGCATCGGTGGGAGCGGATGCCCTATTGGTACGCACGCACTCGGTTTCCATTACGGATGGCGTCCTTAATATCGACTTTTCGGCATTGGAATCCGATGGGGGTTCTAGACATCCTATTATCAATGCCATTGAGATTGTAGGGGAAGAAGGGGGCCAGCCTTCGTTAGAGCCTATTGCTAATGCTGGGCAAGATCAGAGCATAGTTCTGCCTACGGATGAAGTGGTGTTGAACGGTTCTGGTAGTGATCCGGACGGTGGTGCGGTTTCATACCAATGGGCACAGGTTAGTGGGCCAAATGCTGCTACCTTATCTTCGGTTATGAATTCGGAACTTAATGCGAGTAATCTAATAGAAGGCTCTTATGTTTTTCGGCTAACGATAACCGATGATGAAAATCAAGCTAATTCAGATGAGGTTGGAGTAACGGTTGGTCCAGAGGTAGTTAGTCTGAGCAACCATATTTGGCTTGAAGCAGAATGCGCAGATGTGGGAGCTAATTGGTTGATTAGAACGGATGATTCTGTTTCCGGCGGGAAATATTTGGAAGCACCTTCTGGCAATCACTTTTATAATGCACCTACCGATGAAGATTCAAGTATACGTTTTGACCTTTCCGTTGAGGAAGGAACTTATAATCTATTTGCTCTTGTGGATACACCTACAGGAGATAATGATAGTTTTTGGGTTCGAGCGAATAACGGACCTTGGTTAAAATGGAATTATATTTTAGGAGGCAACGGTTTTAATTGGAGACAGTTGCACGATAAGGAACGCAGATCTGTTTTTGTGACCTTGGATTTGAATGAAGGAAACAATACCATAGTTTTTGCCCATAGGGAACAAGGTGCTAAACTTGATAAAATATACGTTACTAAAAACGGGGAACTACCAACTGGTTTTGGAGGGACGGATTTTAATTGCTCGCTTAGCGGTAAAAATTCAACTACACAAACAGAAGTTGTTGATTTATATAGAAATATGGAAGCTGGAATTGCTTCGGATTTGTTAGTGGAGCAGAGCCTAAGTGTAGTTAGTTTATATCCCAACCCAGCACATACTGAAGTTTATATTTCGCTTCAAAAAGAACAAAAAGAAGCAGAATATATTGCTATTTATACCATGGATGGAACATTGGTTAAAATGGAAAAAGCCGATGCTATCCAAGTTGAACAGAAACTTTACAAACTAGATGTAAGTATTTTAAAACCGGAAATGTATGTTGTTCGCGTAGTGACTAGTGATGGAGAATCAACAATTCATAAAATCCTTATTTCAAATTAA